A window of the Juglans microcarpa x Juglans regia isolate MS1-56 chromosome 5D, Jm3101_v1.0, whole genome shotgun sequence genome harbors these coding sequences:
- the LOC121265270 gene encoding protein SRG1-like yields MEGVDFSSSNPVLMSVKEIAKALMSTAAVVPQSYICRDQEPDLGLSDCSTNTLAAVIPTIDMEKLVFGEPTDCYDLELQKLHSSCKDWGLFQIVNHGVTSSLLNKLKQEIEEFFNLSMEEKTKYKVRPGDSEGYGTVIRSKDQKLDWGDRFYMLINPIQRRKPHLFPKLPSSLRNTLESYFSELQELAMTLVGLMGKCLNIDKREIEELFVDGMQSMRMACYPPCPQPELVVGVTPHSDASGITILHQVNGVEGLQIKKDGVWMPVNFLPDALVVNVGDIMEILSNGAYKSIEHRVTVNAEKERISVALFFNPKFEAEIGPVKSLLNTNSPPLFGRIGMEEYVKGFFSRYLNGKSNVDKMKITKMGEGNVR; encoded by the exons ATGGAGGGAGTTGACTTTTCAAGCTCAAATCCAGTTCTCATGAGTGTTAAGGAGATCGCCAAAGCGCTAATGTCGACAGCAGCAGTAGTCCCGCAGAGCTATATCTGTCGAGATCAAGAGCCTGATCTTGGTCTCTCTGACTGCAGTACTAATACCTTGGCTGCAGTGATCCCCACAATCGATATGGAAAAGTTGGTCTTCGGGGAGCCCACAGACTGCTATGATCTAGAACTACAGAAGTTGCATTCAAGTTGCAAAGATTGGGGCCTCTTTCAG ATTGTGAACCATGGAGTTACctcttcactattaaataagcTGAAACAAGAGATTGAAGAATTCTTCAATCTTTCCATGGAAGAGAAAACGAAATACAAGGTAAGGCCAGGTGATTCTGAAGGTTATGGAACAGTCATCCGATCCAAAGATCAAAAACTTGACTGGGGTGACAGATTCTACATGCTAATCAACCCTATTCAGAGAAGAAAGCCACATTTATTCCCAAAGCTCCCTTCTTCCTTGAG GAACACCTTAGAATCATACTTCTCAGAATTGCAAGAGCTTGCCATGACACTTGTGGGGTTAATGGGAAAATGTCTGAATATAGataagagagagatagaggagTTATTTGTAGATGGGATGCAATCAATGAGGATGGCCTGCTATCCTCCATGCCCACAACCAGAACTTGTTGTTGGCGTTACCCCTCACTCCGATGCCAGTGGTATAACCATCCTTCATCAAGTCAATGGAGTAGAAGGTCTTCAGATAAAGAAAGATGGGGTTTGGATGCCGGTGAACTTCCTCCCAGATGCCTTGGTCGTCAACGTAGGAGACATTATGGAG ATCTTGAGCAATGGGGCCTATAAGAGCATTGAACACAGGGTAACAGtaaatgcagagaaagaaagGATCTCCGTCGCCTTGTTCTTTAACCCCAAATTCGAGGCAGAGATTGGGCCTGTTAAAAGCCTATTGAATACAAATAGCCCACCACTATTTGGAAGGATCGGCATGGAAGAATACGTCAAAGGTTTCTTCTCTCGTTATCTGAATGGAAAGTCAAATGTGGACAAAATGAAGATCACAAAAATGGGAGAGGGCAACGTACGTTAA